GCTTGGGCGTACAAGATCCGTAACGAGTTTGATTTCTACAGTCGTAAATTCTGGTTGGTGAAACCAAAAGCTGCCAATTTACAGACTTTGTTGAAAACGACTCAAGCTGATCCACAATAATTCCACTACTGCTGATACATAGGCAGGTGCAGACGATAGATAAACGGGCTGTACCTACCCACGGAGAGAGACATGGCAGAGCGCCTAAACAATGACTTTCAATTTCTGGATGTAGCACGCCAAGATCCAGAGAAAAAAGAGATTCAGGTCCGCAAAGCAGAGTTTGTGGAAATTTATAAACCTTTTACAGCGGAAGTGGCAGCAAATCAGACCCACCGTTGTTTAGGGTGTGGTAACCCATATTGTGAATGGAAATGTCCAGTACATAACTACATTCCAAACTGGTTAAAGTTGATTGCTGAAGGTCGTATTTTCCAAGCAGCAGAGCTGTGTCACCAAACCAACACGCTACCAGAAGTGTGTGGTCGTGTTTGTCCGCAAGACCGTTTATGTGAAGGGGCTTGTACCTTAAACGATGGTTTTGGTGCAGTGACGATTGGTAACGCTGAAAAATACATCAATGACACTGCGTTTGCACTCGGCTGGCGTCCAGATATGTCAAATGTGAAGTGGACGGATAAAAAAGTCGCGATCATTGGCGCAGGCCCTGCGGGTCTAGGCTGTGCTGATATTTTGGTGCGTAACGGGGTTAAACCTGTTGTATTCGACAAACGCCCTGAAATTGGTGGTCTATTAACCTTTGGTATTCCAGAATTTAAAATGGAAAAAGATGTAATGAAGCGTCGCCGTGAAATTTTCACAGGTATGGGCGTGGAATTCCGTTTAAATACTGAAATTGGTACAGATGTCACTATTGATCAACTGCTTGCAGAATATGATGCGGTGTTCATGGGTATGGGTACTTATACCTACATGAAAGGTGGCTTCACAGGTGAGGATCTTGATGGTGTTTATGATGCATTAGATTTCTTGATTGCCAATGTCAACCGTACGCAAGGTTGGGAAAAAGACCCAAGCGAGTACATCAGTGTTGAAGGTAAAAAGGTGATTGTTCTAGGTGGTGGTGACACTGCAATGGACTGTAACCGTACTTCTATTCGTCAGGGTGCAGAAGTGGTGAGCTGTGCATACCGTCGTGATGAAGAAAACATGCCAGGTTCACGTCGTGAAGTGCAAAATGCCAAAGAAGAAGGCGTGAACTTCTTGTTTAACCGTCAACCAATCGAAATCGTTGGCGAAAATGGCAAAGTCACGGGTGTAAAAGTGGTTACAACTCAACTTGGCGAGCCTGATAGCCGTGGTCGTCGTAGTCCAGAACCAATTCCGGGTTCAGAAGAAATTTTACCTGCAGATGCGGTGTTATTGGCTTTTGGTTTCCGTACCAGTCCTGCGGATTGGTTTACTAATGTGAATATTAACCTTGATGGTTCAGGTCGTGTGGTTGCAGCTGAACAGCAAACCTATAAATTCCAAACCTCAAACCCGAAAATCTTTGCGGGTGGTGATATGGTTCGTGGTTCAGACCTTGTTGTCACAGCGATTTGGGAAGGCCGCCAAGCGGCTGAAGGTATTTTGGATTATTTAGACATTTAATCTAAATCGTTCAACACAAAAACCCGCTTCGGCGGGTTTTTTTATGATCACTATTTGCTTGAGATGATATGAATGAGATGGTTCGGGATAAATCGAAAAAGATCTGGCGGAGAATCCGATAAAAATGAATGAATTTGCAAATGCACTAAGCATTTTTGCCATATGTGAACGGCCTTTAAATTTAGATACTGAAGATCGCTCGGTTAAATGTTAGGAAAAGGACATGACTCAAGTGACGACAGAAAAATTATATCAACATCGTCCAAAAGCTCAGGGTATTACAATTCGACGTTTGCAATTCAACCCCAAAGCCATCCGTCGGCATTATTTTGCAAATTCACCAGTCATGTCGCATTTGCTGACAGCATTGTCTTCGACCTTTCCCATAGGTGAGCAGTTCTTTGTGCATAGTGTGCGCAATGTCCGTGAGCAAGTGAAGGATGAAAATCTGCAAGCGCAGATTTCGGCATTTATTGGTCAAGAGGCGATGCATTCTCAAGCACACACGGCATTTAACGCTGCTTGGCGACGGGATGATTATAATCTCGATCGTTTTCAGGCGTGGTTGGCGCGTAAAGATGATTATGTGAAAAACCTGCATCCTAAAATTCAGCTTGCAATTACCTGTGCTTTTGAGCATTTTACCGCACTTTTAGGCGGCTATATTTTAAGGCATCCTGAGGTGTTGAGTACCTTGGATGATGATGCAGTGAAACTCTGGGTCTGGCATGCCATTGAAGAAATTGAGCATCGTGCGGTGGCATTTGATGTTTATCAAGATGTGTATGGTGATGACAAGATTCGCCGTTTAATTATGCGCAGTGTAACAACAGGTTTTGCCAGTTTAACGTTTTACTCGGCCAGCCGTTTATTTTTACAAGACCGTAAAAAGAGTATGCCGAAGTTGGGTGGGAATCTATTTGGCTTGTATTTACTGGCGAAGATGTTTGCGCAATTGCTGCCCGAATATCTGTCCTATTACAAAAGCAACTTTCATCCCTCAGATATTGATTACAGCCAATTGTTGAAATACTGGAAAACGCGTTTGGCAGAAGATTATCAATTAGAAAGTTTTCAGCAGGAGTTGTACGCGGTAATTTAGTGTTGAGTATCAGAAAAGAGCGATAAAGACCGAGTGAAGATCACTCGGTTTTTCATTTTTTGATACTTTAACTAAAAGCAACAAAATGATAATCAAATGTGTTTACAATCAGGTTATTGCAACAAATACAAAAGAAAGAGGATAGCTAAATGAATTTTATGAAAAAAACTGCTGTCGTTGTTGCCCTTGCGAGCACGTTAACCCTATCGGGCTGTGGTTATAATACCTTGCAGGTCAAAGATGAGGCGGTTACAGCAGCATGGTCAGAAGTACAAAACCAATATCAACGTCGTGCAGACTTGGTGCCGAACTTGGTGAATG
This DNA window, taken from Acinetobacter sp. WCHA55, encodes the following:
- a CDS encoding FAD-dependent oxidoreductase translates to MAERLNNDFQFLDVARQDPEKKEIQVRKAEFVEIYKPFTAEVAANQTHRCLGCGNPYCEWKCPVHNYIPNWLKLIAEGRIFQAAELCHQTNTLPEVCGRVCPQDRLCEGACTLNDGFGAVTIGNAEKYINDTAFALGWRPDMSNVKWTDKKVAIIGAGPAGLGCADILVRNGVKPVVFDKRPEIGGLLTFGIPEFKMEKDVMKRRREIFTGMGVEFRLNTEIGTDVTIDQLLAEYDAVFMGMGTYTYMKGGFTGEDLDGVYDALDFLIANVNRTQGWEKDPSEYISVEGKKVIVLGGGDTAMDCNRTSIRQGAEVVSCAYRRDEENMPGSRREVQNAKEEGVNFLFNRQPIEIVGENGKVTGVKVVTTQLGEPDSRGRRSPEPIPGSEEILPADAVLLAFGFRTSPADWFTNVNINLDGSGRVVAAEQQTYKFQTSNPKIFAGGDMVRGSDLVVTAIWEGRQAAEGILDYLDI
- a CDS encoding metal-dependent hydrolase, producing MTQVTTEKLYQHRPKAQGITIRRLQFNPKAIRRHYFANSPVMSHLLTALSSTFPIGEQFFVHSVRNVREQVKDENLQAQISAFIGQEAMHSQAHTAFNAAWRRDDYNLDRFQAWLARKDDYVKNLHPKIQLAITCAFEHFTALLGGYILRHPEVLSTLDDDAVKLWVWHAIEEIEHRAVAFDVYQDVYGDDKIRRLIMRSVTTGFASLTFYSASRLFLQDRKKSMPKLGGNLFGLYLLAKMFAQLLPEYLSYYKSNFHPSDIDYSQLLKYWKTRLAEDYQLESFQQELYAVI